The Musa acuminata AAA Group cultivar baxijiao chromosome BXJ3-6, Cavendish_Baxijiao_AAA, whole genome shotgun sequence region TTTTTATCCAACCAAAATATAATGACTACAAAAAATATTagccaaaagagaaaaaaaagaaaacatcaaatcAAGGAAAACATCAATTAAAAGAAATCATGACCTACCATTTCCATTAGCTCCATTATTCATAGAAATACGACTTAAGCTAAAACAAAATCGTAAAACCACAAAAGATCTTCTTCTTCCCCCCAAGAACTGAGACAAAGATCATTAAAACCCTTCGAGTGTCCGCAAAACTAAAACCAAATAACTAACAAGAACCCACAAACACTAAATCTATCACCTTCAGAGATGGCGCTCTGGATCTCGGCGCACTTCACGACGACGTTGTGGTCATTGagcccttcctcctcctcgatgAGGTAGTCCGAGACCCCATCCTTGCTGTTGGCCGAGTCCTCCGGAGAAAGCTTCACCTTGGAGACCAGCAGCCATTGCACCAACGCGAAGGCGATCCCGACGACGGCTGCCGCCGGGATCAGGATCTCAGTAAGGAGGCCCGACAATATCGCCGCCGCTCCCATTGTCGGTGATCCGACGACTGTGGCGAAGGCGGAGCGAGAGTGTCGAGGGCTTAGTAGCCTCCTCGATTTAtcttttttaagttttttttttcaaacaatacttttaaattttaaaatattttttttaaattttttttcaaaatatcaaatacataattataaatataattttattaaaaatatatttagttgAAGTATATCGataacgtatgaaatgtttcgaaatatattaatgatatattaaatatttttttaaattttaatttttattaattttaattattataatatttttatttgactaatttatattattattatttttaaataatattaataatatttattaaaaatattgaatACACCGTAAGTGACACCATTATTAGGCTTGTGTCGAATTGCATTCCGTGAAGCTGATCCATTACTGACAGATTAGGCCCCACATTGTACTCTCTTGGAGGTATCCTGAATTGATTCTAATGGCTTACCTATGTTTGGTTTGATTCTGTCCTTCGTGCGGTGTTGATACATATCTCCTCTTATCCATCTAGAGAGTGAGCACGAGTGGGGAGAGTCCTGTAAGTCGAAGGCTCCCGCGTGCGACACTGCACATCGCTCAGCCATCACCTTCAGGTGATCAAGATCATCAATCACAAAGGAAGCACGATTCTCAACTCAGATCAGAATACCATCCAATATTGTACGTAGTCAAATGGATCGAGCGTAGACTGATAAGAACATGCATCTTTGTGCACTTTTGTTTCTCTTGCATAGTTAGATATTTCCTAGCTTAAATTATACGACAATTTCTCGAAAATGCAGATATAGTGAGTTTCTCTTCGCATTCATGCTCATCCAACCTGCTTGATCCACCAACTGTAAGTATTCACTCTAGAAAGGCAGCCATTAGTTGCAAGCCAATAGCTTCATACAAAGCAGCTCAACAATTAAGAAATTGGGTACCTTTGGACTCTACCATTGATCGAAAGCATGGCTAATGATTCACCAACTTGTAGGCAAAACAAAGTTAAGTCTATTGCTTCATACAATAAATCAGATTTATATACATTAAAGCAAATAAATAGCATTAAAGCAATAGAAAACCTGCTGAAAGAGCAACATGACATGTAAATGTGACACATGCTGGTAATTTAAAATTCCTGAGAGTCGAATCAATCATTTACCGACTGTTGTTGCGAACACAACACTTTCTAATAATTGCAGGATGAAGATGGTAGCTGAAAATCTATATACACTTGGCAAAATAGTTAACGATAGATGTGAATATAAAGAAATGGCAGCAATTAATCCTACCTATACCAACAAATTCAATCATACAATAGTTAGATATTCTTGTGTGATGCTCGACATATTTGTGAGGGTAGTCTGGGATCACTTCAATTTCCAATACGAACATAAAGAGTTCTCGAGTAAAGAATCATGGTGTTGCGATACGTTTGAGGATGCTAGAAACCCAAAAATCGGGATAATCGATCTGATAAAGTAGCTATTACAAACCCAGCAAATACCTGCAAGTATAATAGGACCAAAAAGAAAATCAGGTTAAGACCGCATTTGCTTGAAGATGAAATTTGTACATCCTTAACGTAAGCTTACTTTTGAAATACAACATGGATATAGCTTTTCTTTTTCTCATTAGGAATCATAGTATGGCCATGCATGGAATACACCAATAAGGTACTAATAAAATGGTATTACTTGGTTCCCAAGTCTCATATATTTGGTAAATACAATGTCAAAAGCTATGAAGTTCTATTAGATATCATCAAGATTTGTGGCTGCCCATCCAAGTTGAACATGCCAAACTAGGGTAATTTTCGATGGAATAAATACCCACAATTCTATATAGGGGTCTTGGTTGTGCTCCTGTGCATAGAAAGGCTTAGGGTTTGCTTGAGAGTGGTAAACCCATAATCACTTGCACTAAAGGCTCCACTCAGAGAGTCGAAACCCTGTTCTCCAGCTCAGGTATCGCTTGAGAATAAACTGGTTCATCATTGAAATATTTATGTGCACTGGCATGGGTAAATGCTAGGATCAAATAAATATATGCACAATGGATTCCCATTATTCTACTGTGTTACATGAGAGTGGTGAAACCCATCATCACTTGCATTAAAGGCTCCACTCAGAATCAAAACCCTGTCCTCCAGCTCAAGGTTCTCTTGGGAATAAATTGGCTTATCATTTGAGTATCTATATGATGGTCTTGAGTAAAACCCAAGTTCAAATATATGCACAAGGGGTTTAAGTTATTCCACTGTGTTACATGATTATGTTATCATCATGTACAAAGGCATACATCCTTTCCATGACAGTTTCGTCCTTAGGGTGATGCTTCCTACAGGTGCTTTCCTATTGCACAAGCAAAAGATCTTGTTTTTTGTTTGGATCATGGACCATTCTAAGTCAAAGAAAGTTGTAGGCCTTCAGTTGATCAGCACACCATTATATACAAAAGGAGAGTAACCATGGGTGAATATCCAATAACAGATCTTTGTTGGTTGTATGAAGAGTAGGGAGAGAAAAGAACAAAGAGACTTGTTGGGCTCTTTCTAGTTTTCTATCAGGCTTGTGCAGGATATACGATGCCCCCTATGAACTGAGTAAAATCTCTTCAAATTGGTAACAGTTATGACAATTCTTTCATGCTTGTGAAAGCCTGAATTTAGATATAAGGatacatatttattaatttaagctcagataaatcattttttttatttgacagtTTCCAATGTGATTCCTTCAAGGGCATATGCCACTGAAAAGCAACAACTTTTATGCCTACCATCATTATAGTCCTTGATTATTTTCTCTATTCTCCTTATGGTGTTGCACTTATGTGAGTAGGATAGAGTCTATTGGTTCATGAAATTTTCAGTCTCTGATATTAAAACAATAGCACCCATCAAGGATAGGAATCAAGTGGACGTGCTCTGGAGAATCCTTGGATAAAAAATCTAAATAGGATGTTACAATAACACATCTTAGTGGAAAGACCCAAGGTGGAGAAATTAAACAGAACAATTTTAGCTTATGACCGAGGTTGGCCAAATTACTAAATAATAAGAATAAAAGAATTTCAGACAACCCTATGAATTGAACTGTTGGAACAATATGAAATGATGGCAGTGAATAGTATCTTGCTTCACAGAATCGTCATGATGAATGACCCATATAGGTAAAGTTCAGATGATTTTTGAAAATTGGATCAAACACATTTGGACAAGTGGCTGGCACCGGCTAGTTTTTTCATAGCAGTAAGGACCTGTTTACGACAGATTTTGAACTAGAATAGCTGTAAAGAGCAGATAGAGGTCTGTGAAGTGAGACACAGAATTGTAGCGTACCAAAATCCTATGAGAAGAGGACGTTGCAAGAGAGATAGAAAAGGTCCATATTATTTGTCAATGTTAGCCCAAGACAGTGAGACACTAGGTTCTAGAATGTTTTTTCAATGTCTTCACACTGCTGAATTTGAAACAAGGATACAGCACTTGTTTGGATAACGATGATCCCACCAAAAGAGCGTTTAACTTCCCACATTGAAATAGAGATGAATTATATCTTCTTTATATAAAGAGGTAAGCCATGGGTGGCCATCAAACAAGATGTTTGTTACATACCGTCAACTGTGAagggcaaaaaaaaaaggaaaatgataaGATTAAAGAGAGGGGTCCACAATTATCCATGGTTTTGCAATGGTCTTTATAGAAGATGTACTTCTTTCCCCAAAAAGGTCTCTTTCAAATTGTTGCTAGCTCTTATTGATTCCCTTGGCTTATGTGTGTAGAACTTAATTTATTCTTTTGAAGTAGCAAATGATTAGTTGTCAAACCATTGGATTAACTTTGCTCTGTTATTTTGACAGTAGTAAATTCCTGACCTTCCCTTGGATGGAATTTCAGTTGAAAACCATAAATGCCAACTATAGCAAGTAATATTAGACATGTTTCTTTGGACAAGGAACCTTGGTAAGTCATATGATTTCCCATTAAATGGAATTTCAGTGCACCACAATACTGTGAGCTTAGAGCAAGATTACCTTTTTCCCATAAAAATCAGTTATAGAGAAGCATAAAAGATGCATGCTTAATTATCAAGAACGGAGACAATCATGAGAAAATAACTGCCATTTGGTAGATTACCTGAGCTGAGCCAAGGATATAGACTGCTGAATAGTGTCGACCATGAATGACCATATCAGCTACCATGGCGAGTGGTATTGTAAGCGACATGCCTAAGGTCGCTACCAAAGGTGTGGTCCAAACAACACACAATGCCCTGTTGCAGATAATATTCTAAATCAAATACAAGTCCAATGATTCTAATTTCATTACGACTATGTCGGACATGTACCAGAAGTAGTCCGAGAGTACACTTCCTACAAAGCCATTAGCAAGCACTACTTCTTCCATTTTAGCAGAGTGAGGTATCGTAAACTTGGGTTCGATCCCTAATGCAGTCAACGGCCACACTGCAAAGACAGAACAGCAACATATGTCCGAAAAAGTTAAGTAGCAAGTTAGCAGATAAACAAAAattctcaaatcatcattattaaGAATAAACACTTTTCAGAATAAAAAACACTGATAAGGTAATATAAGTAGGAGATGCATCGACTGTCTTATCAACAATTTCAAAGGTGGCACATAAATGGCAACATGAACCTAGGTTCTAAAGGAAACAATGAAGTGCCCACAGAAATGTGCATAATGCAAGGTATTGCAAGCTGCTCATTTAAATCTAGGTAGAAAGAAAGCATTTCTTCATGACCAAAAACAGGGCAGGTGCAATTCAGGACAATATAGACTCTCCAAACACTGTAACACCATTAATTACCAACAGCATTGAGTGTGATTGAGAACAAAACAGCCTCAAGTCTCTTAGAGCAGATAGTTGACTCAATAACACATTTATGCTTTGTTTCATCCTCTAAAATTTACTATAAATGTTCCCATGTTGATCTTGGTTAAGTTCTATTGTCAGAAGTCAGAACTATGCCAAGTGTCATAGTATCACACAGAATATGTGCAAATTCTCATAATATTAGCAAATTTTGCAGAGGGTAGCTACAGGTCTTTCAAAGAACTGTCAGGCTTTTTTTCTTTACAATTTTGTGTTAAATGCATCGTATTTTATTCTTGAGTCAATAAGCTTTTATCAAGGGAAGCAAACAACAAATGATCTGAGAAGCATCTCTATAATAGTCAACTCCTTCTGACAGACTCATAAAATGCTGTCTGCTTGTTCATCATCAGTAAATAGTGTCTATTGAATATAATTAAATTGTCACTAAATCACAAGCATGAAAATTGTAGTTACAACTCAAAATATTTGTTAGAGCGGCCAAAGGAGTTGGATTGTTTTGACAAAATAACTGATAATAAGTTCTTATTCTTATAGCCTGTTATACATATCAGACATTCTAATCTAGTAAGAGAGCATAGTAATGTCTTTACCAAGCCACCACAAAGCTACAAGTGTAAACAGTCCAACATATCCAAACAGCTTTTGAACATCAACTCCTTCCCCTTCCTCTCCTgcaaactttttgagaagcactgCATTGTTCATGTTTGGTATTTCGTGTGAGTCTGGTGATCCATAACCAATTGGGGCTTACACCAAAAATGCAAGAACATACAGATCCTACTATACCAGTAAAGAGACCATATGTCATCGCTGAAAGAAGACCGAATAGATCCCCTGCAAGTGATCGCTTCCCATTACTGCAAAGAGTAGAACTCTGATTTTCAGAAATAAAGGCTATCAATCACTGATGAGATATATGATAAAGAAAGGAAGACGAGTTATAAGAAATTCTTCCTAAAATCAAGTTTAAAGTTCTGAAATAAAACTTGAAAAATGCATAGAAAGAAATATGAATATCCCGAGTCAACCACAAAAGAGAACAACCGACACACAAAATGTACCTAGCGGTGCTCATTTGTGACTCATCTGCTGCCCAAGTCTTGCCAAGAGTAGTCATCACAACGCCAGCCATGCTAACGAAAACAGCAACCACTTTGGCCATGTTTAAGGAGTCTTGCCGCAGAAGTACTCCAACAAAAAGAGTAAAGAGCCCTGAAGTTGAAGATAACACAGTGGTACTTGCCACACTGGTTCTTGCAAGTGCTGCATTTGATAAATACTATATCCATCCATCAAAAGAAATATTAGTACCCTTACATAATTAAAAAATGTAGCTTTATATTAGAGCacagttttcttttttctttattgaGCATAACACCCCTAAATAGTGTATAAGCTGTATACAAACAAAAACATTCGAAGAATTAACTTtgtttaggattagcttgaacaTTCCTCAGTTCTTATAGGGGTGAAGGACATTTCATAGGGTTATCTAAAAGCATTTCCATTTTACCACTTACAAGAATCTGTGCGTGTGCCATCCAAAAAGTCTAATATTGTAATAAATTTCTACTGAAATCCTGAAGAAATGCATATACAGCCATTTAGATAGACAACATCACCCGAAAGAAAAGAACTTCTGAGACTTCGTCTATCACTTTGACTCAAGGCTCTTTGCGTGTAACATCTTAAATAGAGATGACAtctaaaaaaagggaaaaaaatgaaAGTACTTCGTTGACATCAATTTGCGAAATTTACACCTACATTACAAAAGAATTAGAAAGCATAAAGTAGCAACTAGCATGAGCTTTGTTAAAACTACTATCAGAATAATGAACACAAAAGAAAAACAATCAGAATTGTATGAAGATGTTAGAATTTGGGGGCCAGTATGTGTTACAAAACcttttgaaagataaatttacaatAGTTACATACAAGGGCTATTATATCTTAAGAACTCTAAACTAAAACAAGCAATGATAAACTTTTTGTCTCAATTTATGCATCATAAGGAGAAGAATGTAACATGGTCAGAATACACAGCAATAAAAGTCAACCCTCACCTCTGTCACGAACCAAATAGGGGCAAGATAAAATCCATATATTATGACCTCCTTAGTAGTGAATGATCTTCTTTCCTTCAGAACTTCAGCACCAACTTCATCTCTGATCTCAGAAATGAATGATTGTTCCTCTTCTTGTGCAGAAAGGTCAACTTCGCTATCTTTTCTAGTTAAAAGGGATTGTGATTCCATTTCCACCATCTTCTGAATCCCACTATTCTTTAGAGGAGATCCAGATGATTGTTTGCTGACAATTTGTGTACTTCTACCACTTCTAGaagaatgttttctcagtaaaTTACATATCCAATCTTTGATGAAAGCTACTGGTAGGTAAACAACCATAAGGGAGGCTCCCAAGTAAGTGACAGCAAATGGTTGTTTGTAGTCTGTAAATATACCCTGTATCACAATGTTAAAGATTATGTAAGAATTAGTACAAAAAACAGGCTGCATATTTTTACAACATTATTGAATTTATATAAGAAGAAACTTATTTTGTTCTACCAAAAACTTCACAATATACAAAACTATTAGCACACGGTATAAGTTAAGTGGAGAGATTGTTTCCAAAACTTGAACCTTAGTTTTCTAGTTCATAAAGAAGCAAACTGTTGTACCAAGTCTCACTCtctaacatgaagtttacattcaATTAAATAAATCATTGTTTCTCATCACTCAACAAGGTCATGATCAAAAGACCACAAAGTAATTCATTATGGGAAACCTTAACAGTATCAAATCTGGTGTTCCAACACAATATAAACAAATCAGATAAAGGACGGCAAGGAAATAAGTAGAAGGAAATGAAGGAAACACATTCTGTATTATCTATATCTGATCAAACGACAAAGTTGATGAATCAGTAGGTGTCCCATTTACCTGAAAGTAGGTTCAGGAGTTAGTAAGCCAAACTAGATGATGCTAGCAGTAATAATGTAACAGTTAAGAAGATTGTGTCTAGTTGATTGAGGCACATCAATCTGATGCTGTCATTAGAGCCAAATACATCTCCTTAACTTGAACAGGTGCTTAGCAGTTCTTTCCTGAGAAACAAAGATAATCTTTCCTCCAAAGTGCACTTTGTATATGGTGCCTGAACCCTTGGTAGAATACGATTGGTACAATGGATCCTGTAGGTTCAACTTGCCTAATCCCAAGAATTAGAGATATGACTTAAATTACTATTTCAATATTCAGTCATACTCATGACCAAAGTACTATGGTCCCATAGAGTCGATTCAGTCTTCTTCCAAATTGTTTGCTCGAAATTCTCCTACACGATGAGTTTTATGTGCTAGGACTACCATAAATGCATTGGTGTCTTCTGTCAAACAATCATACAGATATGCAACTGCCTCCAAAACTCATCCCAGAATGCTAATGAAAAATTTTCTTTGCGCTTTATGAGCATATTGTTTTCGAGGTCGTTTACATCTTTTATTTTGTTACATAGTACTTCCATTTATCCCATAATGTTCTTTAAAATAAAGGCATCAAGAGCGATTATATTAAGAGTTATCCGTAATGCTTTGGCTTCTGGTCCATAAATCAAGGCACTGAGT contains the following coding sequences:
- the LOC103986816 gene encoding uncharacterized vacuolar membrane protein YML018C, with product MASWRYKAGLFLILAVVVIWVTSAEVTQGIFTDYKQPFAVTYLGASLMVVYLPVAFIKDWICNLLRKHSSRSGRSTQIVSKQSSGSPLKNSGIQKMVEMESQSLLTRKDSEVDLSAQEEEQSFISEIRDEVGAEVLKERRSFTTKEVIIYGFYLAPIWFVTEYLSNAALARTSVASTTVLSSTSGLFTLFVGVLLRQDSLNMAKVVAVFVSMAGVVMTTLGKTWAADESQMSTASNGKRSLAGDLFGLLSAMTYGLFTVLLKKFAGEEGEGVDVQKLFGYVGLFTLVALWWLVWPLTALGIEPKFTIPHSAKMEEVVLANGFVGSVLSDYFWALCVVWTTPLVATLGMSLTIPLAMVADMVIHGRHYSAVYILGSAQVFAGFVIATLSDRLSRFLGF